The following proteins are co-located in the Candidatus Nitrotoga sp. AM1P genome:
- a CDS encoding site-specific DNA-methyltransferase, which yields MAKLTEQEQQEIIRFMEAGKPLPDKFRFLLFEDKREVELVWNGKTGDVCNVVLPFQVIEQVDEPRAEKPASLQFGLFDTDARGRQLKGWTNKLIWGDNKLILSSLKNGPLREEIEKQGGLKLIYIDPPFDVGADFSMDIEIGNDTFTKRPNVLEELAYRDTWGKGADSFIAMIYERLALMRDLLAKDGSIYVHCDWRVNTYIRLAIEEVFGRERFQNEIVWIRTNAHNMQTQGYARSQETIFFASKSKKFIFNEQRTDYGDAQLSRYKKDETGRLYTGRDMTFSSANPGRQFEWRGAKPPSNRSWGYPLEKLEELWEQGLILTKQDGTPRLDGLKVYLDETKGKSLTTLWDDVGRIGNTSSERLGYPTQKPEALLERIIKASSNQGDLIADFFCGSGTTAAVAEKLGRKWITSDLGKFAIHTTRKRLIGVQRQLKAEDKPYRAFEILNLGRYERQHYIGVNPNLRDAEKQKQLEEKEAAFLDLILRAYRAEPTTGFATFHGKKAGRLVAVGPVNMPITRLFVEEVILECRKKHITKVDMLGFEFEMGLFPNVLDEAKTKGIDIAPKYIPADVFDKRAVEKNQVVFHDVSFIEVKPHVKGNSVALELTDFSVFYSQDSIAAAGASIKDKQSKIVVEKGQIVKVSKDKDGIVTREQLTKHWTDWIDYWSVDFDFESKREIIRIKKMPAGQGAIAGLEPPQMQIDEYEEVWTGDYVFENEWQSFRTKKDRSLELVSVAQEVMPGRRKVAVKVVDIFGNDTMTIVEVRV from the coding sequence ATGGCAAAACTGACCGAACAAGAACAACAAGAAATCATCCGCTTCATGGAGGCGGGCAAGCCGCTACCTGACAAGTTTCGCTTTCTGTTGTTCGAGGACAAGCGCGAGGTCGAGCTGGTATGGAACGGCAAGACCGGCGATGTGTGCAACGTGGTGCTGCCATTTCAGGTGATCGAGCAAGTAGACGAGCCGCGCGCGGAGAAACCGGCCTCACTACAATTCGGCCTGTTTGACACCGACGCCCGTGGCCGTCAGCTCAAGGGTTGGACGAATAAACTCATCTGGGGCGACAACAAGCTGATTCTCTCGTCCCTGAAAAACGGCCCGTTGCGGGAAGAGATCGAAAAACAGGGGGGCCTCAAGTTGATCTACATCGACCCGCCTTTCGACGTGGGCGCTGATTTTTCGATGGATATCGAAATCGGCAACGACACCTTCACAAAAAGACCGAATGTGCTGGAAGAGCTCGCCTACCGCGACACCTGGGGCAAGGGCGCGGATTCATTCATTGCGATGATTTACGAACGCCTGGCGCTAATGCGAGATTTGTTGGCGAAGGATGGGAGTATTTATGTGCATTGCGATTGGCGAGTGAATACATATATTAGGCTCGCAATCGAAGAAGTTTTTGGCAGGGAGCGATTTCAAAATGAAATAGTATGGATCAGGACTAACGCCCATAACATGCAAACACAGGGCTACGCACGTTCTCAAGAAACAATCTTCTTCGCATCAAAATCAAAGAAGTTCATTTTTAATGAGCAGCGAACGGACTATGGTGATGCGCAGCTTAGCCGATATAAAAAAGATGAAACGGGAAGGTTGTATACCGGGCGAGACATGACATTCTCATCAGCTAATCCCGGTCGTCAGTTTGAATGGCGTGGGGCAAAGCCTCCATCAAATCGTTCTTGGGGCTATCCCTTGGAGAAGCTTGAAGAGCTTTGGGAACAAGGTCTTATCTTGACGAAACAGGATGGAACCCCTCGGCTCGATGGATTGAAAGTTTATTTGGATGAAACCAAGGGAAAGTCTCTGACCACACTTTGGGATGATGTTGGTCGTATTGGAAACACCTCCTCTGAACGTCTCGGCTACCCGACCCAAAAACCCGAAGCACTACTCGAACGCATCATCAAAGCCTCATCCAACCAAGGTGACCTGATCGCCGATTTCTTCTGTGGTTCTGGCACAACCGCCGCCGTGGCGGAAAAGCTGGGGCGCAAGTGGATCACCAGTGACTTGGGCAAGTTCGCTATCCACACCACTCGCAAACGTCTGATCGGAGTGCAGCGGCAACTCAAGGCCGAGGATAAACCTTATCGTGCCTTTGAAATCCTCAACCTCGGCAGGTACGAGCGCCAGCATTACATCGGCGTGAATCCCAACCTGCGCGATGCAGAAAAGCAGAAACAACTGGAAGAGAAGGAAGCGGCCTTCCTCGACCTGATCCTGCGCGCCTACCGCGCCGAGCCGACTACTGGCTTTGCCACTTTCCACGGTAAGAAGGCTGGGCGGCTGGTGGCGGTGGGGCCGGTGAATATGCCTATCACGCGGCTATTTGTGGAAGAAGTAATTCTGGAATGCCGCAAGAAGCACATCACCAAGGTGGACATGCTCGGTTTCGAGTTCGAAATGGGCTTGTTTCCTAACGTGTTGGACGAGGCGAAAACCAAAGGCATCGACATCGCGCCTAAGTACATCCCCGCTGACGTGTTCGACAAACGCGCGGTGGAAAAGAATCAGGTGGTGTTCCATGATGTGTCGTTCATCGAGGTGAAGCCTCACGTTAAAGGCAATAGCGTGGCACTGGAGTTAACGGATTTCTCGGTGTTCTATTCGCAGGATTCCATCGCCGCCGCCGGGGCTTCCATCAAGGACAAACAAAGCAAGATTGTGGTGGAAAAAGGCCAGATTGTGAAAGTGAGCAAGGACAAGGACGGCATCGTCACCCGCGAACAACTTACCAAGCATTGGACAGATTGGATTGATTACTGGTCGGTTGATTTTGATTTCGAGAGCAAGCGCGAGATTATTCGCATCAAAAAAATGCCAGCCGGTCAGGGGGCGATTGCCGGACTTGAACCGCCACAAATGCAGATCGACGAGTACGAAGAGGTTTGGACTGGCGATTACGTTTTCGAGAATGAATGGCAATCGTTCCGCACCAAGAAAGACCGTTCGCTGGAACTGGTTAGCGTGGCGCAGGAAGTCATGCCGGGACGGCGCAAAGTTGCGGTGAAGGTGGTGGATATTTTTGGCAATGACACGATGACGATTGTGGAGGTAAGAGTGTGA